In Vespa velutina chromosome 1, iVesVel2.1, whole genome shotgun sequence, the following proteins share a genomic window:
- the LOC124955683 gene encoding hypertrehalosaemic prohormone-like, whose protein sequence is MYLKNRLNVITIILLISLILLTNLHETEGQVNFSTGWGKRSQNIPTSSTNNPRCLSQQGRPSLEQLLNLYNFIQIEAQKIVDRQKLNK, encoded by the exons AT GTATCTCAAGAACCGATTGAATGTCATTACCATAATATTGCTCATCTCTTTGATTCTTTTGACTAATCTTCACGAGACAGAAGGGCAAGTGAATTTTTCGACAGGCTGGGGTAAAAGAAGTCAGAATATTCCAACTAGCAGTACGAATAATCCGAGGTGCTTATCACAACAAGGCAGACCATCCTTGGAACAATTGCtcaatctatataattttattcag atTGAAGCACAAAAAATCGTAGACCGTCAGAAGTTAAACAAATGA